In Mycolicibacterium aubagnense, the DNA window GCGCACCACCGGCACCGGGGATCAGCGGCTCGCCGGACCCCTGCATCTGCGGCTGAGAAATCGGATCGCGGTACCCGAAGTGATCGTGGTCGTAGTCGAACGGCGGCGTGGCCGCCAAGTCCAGATGCGACAGCGTCCGCACTCCGGGGCAACGGGCCAGCAGTGCGTCGTGTTCGCCGACGCACCGCACCCGCTCGTCCTCGTCCCGGGCGAACAGGATGACGATCGCGTGCAGATCGTCACCCGCCAGCCCGCCGACCCAGTGCTCGGGTGCGGCCGCGCCGGTGTCGCCGAGGATATCGGCGCGGGCGGCCATGCCCTCGCGAAATTCGGCAGGGAAGGTGGCCAGGGTCTCCTCGTCAACCCCCAACGCGCGCAAGCCGTTCCAGGTGAACGCCAAGTTGACCCACCGGTTGAAGACGTTGACGGTCTTGCGTACGTCGGTCGCCGACTGCACGAGCGGGACCATCTCGGCCAGCCAAGTCTGCCCGGCCTCAGGGGTGTCGAAAGACAGGAACTCGTACCGGCCGGTGAGGTGGGGCGTCCCGGTCAGCATGATGTGCTGGATGTCGTCGAATTCGAGTGCTGTCATTGCATTTGGTCCAACATGTCGGAGAATGCGGCCTTGAGCCGCAGGGCCTTCTTGATCTCGACGGACGTCACGTACGGGTACTCGCCGTACTCCAGGAAGCTGGGCACCTGGTGCTCGCGGACGAACATGATGAACGCCTCCGGGTTGGTCTTCCAGTCCTCCGGGAAGCCCTCCAGATGGGTGAACGCGGTGGTGATGCCCGTCGAGCTGAACAGCTTGACGGCATCCTCGGTGTACTTGTCGAAATCGGTGTCGAAGATGCCCTGGTACTGAAAGTGCAGACCAGAACCGACGTCGAAAAGCTGCCAGCGCAAGTAGTGCAACTTCAGCGGGGCCAGGACATCGGGCTGCGCGGCGACCGCTGCTTCGAGCTGCGTGCCGTAGTCGCGGATGGCCTGCTCGTGGCCGTCGAGGACCTTGGCGATGATGTTGAAGCCGTAGCATGCCGGCGTCTGCGGATAGACCGGCCCGTAGCGCCCGCGCGTGAGCTCGAAGTAGCCCTCCCTGGGGATGGCAAGAGCTGCCGGCTGGGACCAGTCGTTGTTTCCTTTGTGCGCCATGGCAACGAGATTATGGACGCGGCGGGCTGGCGTCGTCCCCCGATTCGGGGGAAATTGACGCGCCGGCGGTTCAGCCGCGGCTGACGGTGTTGGACCCGCCCGGTGTGGGGATCTCCGGCGTTCCGGAGTGGTAGGTCACCCGGTTGTCCATGCCCGACGCGACGATCTTCTCGGCAGAGTCGACGACCACGGTGTTGTCGATGCCGGACACGGTGACCGTCGCGCAGTGCCCGCTGATGGTGACGCTGTTGGACACCCCGCTGATGCTGACCGGGCGGTCGTTGCATTCCAGTGTCCGGTGGCCGCGCACGCCCGCGATCTGGATGGGTCTGTTGGGATCGTCGGACTGCGGCGGCAGTTCCACCAGGCCTGGTCCTGACATCACCGTGGTGCCGTTGACGACCACCGAGGACTCGTCACCGGGAGGTGCCGGAGTTGGCACCGACACCGAGACGCTGGGTTGCCGGCCGGCGCTCGGTGGGAGGAACGTCATGTGCTTCTTGCCCGTGAGGTTGGCGAAGACGATGATCCCCGCGATCACCGGACCGGCCAGTACGGCGAGGATGACGACCGCGAAGATCAGGCGGCGACTCGTTGCGCCCGACGTGGTGGGCATTGACGGCTTAGGTGGCCAGGCCTTTGGGGGCCGGCCGGCGTACGGCCTGCTCACCGCCGGTGCGCGGGAGGACCACGCTTGCCCGGGCTCCGTCAACTCTGAGGCCCGCGCCTGTTCGTTCATCGCGCGCTCGAGCTCGCGGATGCGGGCCTCTGGATCGTCGTCGCGACTCATGGTCCGATGCTGTCACACCCGCAGGGGTGGCTCAACGCCACAGATACCGCGTCTTGGGCCGGCCCGTCCCGCCGTATTCACTTCGGCGCGTAACGGTTCCGTCCTCGGCCAGCCGTTCCAGATACCGCCACGCGGTCACCCGGGCCACCCCGACGGCCTTCGCGGCCTCGTCCGCGGTCAGGCCGTCGGGGCTGTCCCGCACCGCGCGGGCGATGTCATCGTTGGTCAGCGTCGCGGCACCCTTCGGGGCCGCGGATTTGTCTGCGCCGGTGCGTAATTCGGCGAGCGCTCGGTCCACCTCGGCCTGGCTCGCCGCATCCACCCCGGCCGGCAGTGCCGTCCGGTACCGCTGATAGCGCTCCAAGCGGTCCCGGAACGCCGCGAAGGTGAACGGTTTCAGCAGGTACGCCAGCGCACCGTGCGCGACAGCGGCACGCACCATCTCCAGGTCGCGCTCGGAGGTGATGGCGATGATGTCCGGGGCCGGTCGCAGCCCGGACAGGGCCGAGGCGAGGCTGATGCCACTGGCGTCGGGCAGTCCGAGGTCCAGCAGCACGAGGTCGACGGGGTCGTCCGTCGCGGTTGCCCGGCTGGCGGTCTGAATCGCCTCGCGCGCGGTATGGGCCACCGCTGTGACTGAAAAGCCTTCCAGCCGTTCGACGTACGTGCGGTGCGCCTCGGCGATCAGCGGGTCGTCGTCGACGATCAGCACCCTGGTCATGCGGGCACCGCCGGAATCGTCACCGACACCACCGACCCGTAACTGACGTCGGACGAGAAGGTGCCGCCGTGCCGCTTGACCACCTGCGCCACGAGCGCCAGTCCCAACCCGTGCCCTGGTGATGATTTCGTCGAATAGCCGCGGCGCATCGCGTCTTCGAAGGCGTCCGGGTTCATGCCGGCGCCGCTGTCGGCCACCCGCATCAGTAGTTCGGCTCCCGGCTCGCAGCGCACCGTCACCTCGACCCACGGCTCATCGCGGTCGCACGCGTCCATGGCATTGTCGATCAGGTTGCCCAGCACCGTCACCATCTCCGGCCCGGTCAGCGGCAGATATGAAGTGTCCGAGGGCAATTGAGAGTCCGCGGTGACGGTGAACTCGATACCGCGCTCATGGGCTTGCGCGCTCTTGCCCAGCAGCAGCGCAACCAGTGCAGGTTCGCGGACCTCGTTGGACAGCCGGTCGACCAGTCGCTGGGACAGCTCCAATTCGTCGGTGGCGAACGCGACGGCATCGGACGGTCGGCCCATCTCCACCATGGTGATCACGGTGTGCAGCTTGTTGGCCGCTTCGTGCGCCTGTGCCCGCAGCGAGTCGGTGAGGACCTTCAACGAGCTGAGTTCGCCCAGGGTGCTTTGCAATTCGGTGCGGTCCCGGATCGTCACGACCTCCGCACCGGAGGTGCCGGACACCGGTGACCGGCTCACCACCAGCACCCGCTCGTCGGTGACGTGGACCTCGTCGCGCACGCCGGGATCGGCCGCTCGCAGGAACTCCGGTAGATCAGTCAGGGCCACCGCCCCTGGCGGCAGGGCCAACAAGCGGCGCGCCTCGTCGTTGGCCAGGGCGACGCGGCCCTGCTCGAGCACCAGGAGTCCCTCGGACACCGAATGCAGGACGGCGTCGTGATGCTCGTACATCACCCGCAGCTCATCCGGCCGCAGACCGTGGGTTTGACGGAGCAGCCGGCGCCGGATCAGCCAGGTGCCGGCCAGCGAAAGGCCAAGGGCGGCAAGGCCGATCGCCGCGATAATCGGAATCTGGTGACGCCACTGCGCGGTCAGGGTGGTCTCGGTGATGCCGGCCGCGACCAGGCCAAGGACGCGTCCGGACCCGTCCCGGACCGGGGCGATGGTGCGCACCGACCGACCTAGCGTCCCGGTGTAGAACTCGGTGAACGTCTGGCCCTTCAGAGCCGGCTCCATGGTCCCCAGGTAGTGGGCGCCGATCCGGCTGGGGTCGGTATGGGTGAACCGGGTGCCGTCGGGCGCCATGACGGTGATGAAGGCGATCCCGGTCTGCGCCCGAACCGATTCGGCCACCGGCTGGAGCACCGCGGTGGCGTTGCCGGCCCGCAAGGCGGCGGCCGTCGACGGCGCGTCGGCCAGCGCCGTGACGATGCCGGTGAGCAGCTGTTTGGCCGCGGCGTCGTTGGTGCGTCGGGATTGCACCAATGCCAGAGCGCTACCCGCGGCCACCACCACGATGATGATGGCGATCTGCAGGGCGACGATCTGCCCGGCAAGAGACCAGCGGGGCGCGGCCGGCCAACTGCGCATCACCGCGCCCTTCCGTAATCCGAATGCTCGTCGCGCCCGCGGTGAACTTCCGTGAACGAAATGAACATATGCGTGACGTGCCTCACGTTCTGGCTCAACATCCTTGCAGAAGTTTTTGCAACTCGAAGCCGGAGGACTGTCGACATGACTGCTCACGCACCCCGCCGCGACCGCACGCATTGGCTGTACATCGCCGTGCTCGTCGCCGTTGTCGGCGGTGTGGCCGTCGGACTGATCGCGCCCGGGGTCGGCAAGGACATCGCGGTCCTCGGCACCCTGTTCGTCAGCCTGATCAAGATGATGATCACGCCGGTCATCTTCTGCACCATCGTGCTGGGCATCGGTTCGGTGCGAAAGGCCGCGACCGTAGGCAAGGTCGGCGGTCTTGCGCTCGGCTACTTCCTGCTGATGTCGACGGTGGCGCTGGCCATCGGCCTGGTCGTCGGGAACTTGCTGAGCCCCGGTTCGGGCATGCACCTGTCGGCGCAGGCGACCGGTCAGGGCGCGAAACTGGCCGAGAAGGCGCACGAGGCCGGTGGCCTGATGGACTTCGTCGCCCACATCATCCCCGAGACCCTGTTTTCCGCTCTGACCAGTGGAAACGTGCTGCAGGCGTTGTTCATCGCGCTGCTAGTCGGGTTCGCGGTGCAGGCGATGGGAACCGCAGGCGAACCGATCCTGCGGGGCATCGGGCACCTGCAGAAGCTGGTGTTCCGGGTGCTGATCATGATCCTGTGGCTGGCTCCGATCGGTGCGTTCGGCGCGATGGCCGGCGTCGTCGGCCAGACCGGCTGGCGGGCGGTCACCCAACTGCTGACGCTGATGCTCGGCTTCTACGTGACCTGTGTGGTGTTCGTGTTCGGCGTGCTCGGGACGGTGCTGTGGTCGGTGACGCGGATGTCGATCTTCCGGTTGGTGCGCTACCTGGCCCGTGAGTACCTGCTGATCTTCTCGACATCGTCGTCGGAGTCGGCGCTGCCGCGGCTGATCGCCAAGATGGAGCACCTGGGCGTGGACCGCAGCACCGTGGGCGTGGTGGTGCCGACCGGCTACTCGTTCAACCTGGACGGCACCGCGATCTACCTGACCATGGCGGCGCTGTTCATCGCCGACGCCATGGGTCGGCCACTGGCGATCGGGGAGCAGCTGGCGCTGCTGGCCTTCATGATCGTCGCTTCGAAGGGCGCTGCCGGGGTTACCGGCGCGGGCCTCGCGACCCTGGCCGGTGGCCTGCAGAGTCACCGGCCGGACCTGCTGGACGGAGTCGGGCTGATCGTGGGCATCGACCGGTTCATGTCGGAGGCGCGGGCCGTCACCAACTTCTCGGGTAACGCGGTCGCCGCCGTCCTGATCGGGGCGTGGACCGGGACGCTCGACCGGGCGAAGGCCGACGCGGTGCTCAGTGGTGCCGATCCGTTCGATGAACTGACGATGGTCGACTCAGATGTCGACAGCCACTCCGCAACGTCAGTGTGATGCACGTCTTATCATGAACGAAATGTGAATTCGTCGATAACAGCGAATATCGGCGCCAGTTCAGGTGGGCCTCGGCGCTGTCCCGATCTTGATGAACAGAAGTGGGTCCTGAGTTCTATCGTGCTGATGGTACGGATGGGATCGGAAGCGTTCGTGTCGCGGTGTGATGTTTCGCTCACTTTGCCTGGGAATGCCAAGAAACGGTGATTCGAAACCCTCAGAAACGCGGCCCGCCCCTGTTTGCTCAATTTGAATTCTCGCGGCGTCTTCGCAGGTGGAAGCGCCGAACACACTTCATAACAAGTGCATAACAATTCGCACCTTAAGTAACTCTTAAGAGCACCTGAGTAATTCGCGACGTGGCGTCGCTGAAGCCGTCCGGAATGTCGGTGGGGATCACTACACTTCTTGAAAGCAGCGCTCATCCGGGCGCACCCGGACGGGCAATCGACTACCGGCGCGTCGCCGCGCTGGCGGAGGTACCGAAGATCGTGGCAAATAATAACGCTCGCGCAAAAGCGAAGCGGGCCGGCGCCCAGGCGCTGCGCGGAACCATGGACATCGCGCAGGTTGGTCGCGGCGCCATCGCCGACATCGCCGAGAGCATGGGGCAGTTGGTCGCGACCAGCTACGCCGACAGCATCGTGTCGCTGATCGAACCGCGCAGCCGCAGCATCCGCGATATCGCCGTCGACGGTGAGCCGTTCGCGGTCGTCGCCACCGACGACCGGGCCTACGTCGCCGTGTCCGGCGCCGAGTTCGACGGCGTCGCCGTCATCGACGTCGCCACCGGCGCCGAGCTGGCCGCCTACCCGCTGGCCTCCGGTGTCAGCGCCCTCGCTGTCAGCCCGGACGGCAAGCGCGTGTTCGCGGGCCGCGCCGGCGACGCCTACATCGACGTCGCCGTCATCGACATCACCGCCGACCGCGTCGGCACCATCGAGATCGCCACCGGTGCGGCCATCAGCATCGACGCGCTCGCGGTCGACCACACCGGTCGCCGGCTCTACGTCGCCACCACCGACGAGATGGGCAGCCAGCTGGTTGTCGTCGACACCGAGACCGCCCGCATTCGCAACACCATCGTCATCGGTGCCCCGATCCGCAGCCTGGCGCTCGGCCCGGACAACACCGCCTACGTGCTGACCTCGGACCTGACCGCCCGTGGTGAGGTGCACGTCGTCGACCTGGCCGCCGGCCGGGTGCGGGGGCGCTTCTCCGTCGGTGACGCCCCGACCCAGCTGGTGCTCGGTGCTGACGGCACCCGCGCCTATGTCGTCGACTACAACCGGGTCTCGGTGTTCTGCACCCAGACCAACGTGGTCGTCGACACCATCACCGCCGACGTCCAGCCGTCCTGCGTCACCGTCAGCCGTGACGGCTCGCGGCTGTACGTCGCGGACGTCGCCGGTGACGTCACCGCAGTCGCCGTCGAGGCCCCCAAGCCGCTGCTCTACTCGCAGTTCATGGCCACGGGGTCGGTTGGCATGCATGAGGTGCGCGCGCTGGAGCCCGCGACCGTCTGATAGTCCACAACAGAACGCCCCCGCCGGCCGGCGGGGGCGTTCTGTTGTCTGCGGGGCTAGTGATTATTACCCGTGCAGTCGAGCGACACCGAGATGGTCTTGCTGGTCTGCGGCAGCAGAATGGAATTGTTGTTGCGGCCCAGGCCCGGGCCGACCCACGGCATCAGCTGAGTCGTCTGCTGCGGATTGCGCACACTGGTCACGGTGCACTGGTCCATCGGAGCCGTCCCGAGCTTGTCGATCGTGACCACGTAGCCCTCGGACTGCAGCCGGTTGATGGTCTCTTGCGCCGTCTCGGCGGCGGCCAATCCCGCCGGCGCCATCATCGTCAGCGAGGCCCCCGCCAGCCCGCCCGCTACGGCGGCGGCCAGCGTCCAATTCCTGCGCATGATTTTCTCCTGTCGTGCTAACGCCAATCATCCTCCTACCTGGCACGGTCGGCTAGCATCTCGACATCCCAGCGGCAGAAACCCAGAGGCGATATTCACGATGCTCAGTACGATGCAGGACGCCCCGCTCACCATCGCCACGATCATGCGGCACGCGATCAACCTGAATTCGTCTCGGACCGTCACCACGGCGCTCGGGGACGGGCAGTACCGCACCGCGACCTATCGCGAGATCGGCGAGCAGGCGGGCCGGCTGGCCAACGCGTTGCGTGGTCTCGGCATCACCGGAGACCAGCGGGTCGGCACGTTCATGTGGAACAACGCCGAGCACACGGTGGCATACCTGGCCATTCCGTCGATGGGCGCCGTACTGCACACCCTCAACATCCGGTTGTCGCCCGAGCAGATCGCGTACATCGCGAACGAGGCGGAGGACCAGATCATCATCGCCGACATCTCGCTGGCCGCTCTGCTGGCTCCGGTGGTGCCGCAGCTGAACACGGTGCACACCGTGATCGCCGTCGGCGCAGGGGATTTGGCCCCACTCGAGGCTGTGTGTGCGGCGGAGGGCAAGACCCTGCTGCGGTACGACGAACTGCTGGCCGCCCAGCCCGTCGAGTTCGACTGGCCGGAGCTCGACGAGCGGTCCGCAGCCGCGATGTGCTACACCAGCGGTACTACGGGTAATCCGAAAGGTGTTGTCTACAGCCATCGTTCGAGCTTCCTGCACGCCCTGGCGACATGCACCAGCAACGCACTGGGGATCGGCAGCGACGACGTCGCGCTGCCCATCGTGCCGATGTTCCACGCCAACGCCTGGGGGCTGCCGTACGCCGCGCTGATGGCTGGCGCCGACCTGGCGATGCCGGACCGCTTCCTCGACGGCGCCTCGCTGATCAATCTCATCGAGACCTGTCGGCCCACCGTGGCCGCCGCCGTGCCGACCATCTGGAACGACGTGCAGCACTGCCTGGAAAAGGGCCCCGCACACGATATTTCGTCGCTACGTCTGGTCGCGTGCGGCGGGTCCGCCGTGCCGGTGTCGTTGATGAAGACGTTCCAGGAGCGCCACGGCGTCTACATCCAGCAGCTGTGGGGTATGACGGAGACGTCGCCGATGGCCACCACGGCCAAGCCGCTGCCGGGCGTCTCCGAGGAACAGCATTGGGCGACGCGGGCAACGCAGGGCCGCGCGATGTGTGGCGTCGAGGTCCGGGTCGTCGACGATGCGGGCGCCCCGCTGCCGCACGACGGCGAGGCCGTCGGCGAGATCGAGGTACGGGGGCCGTGGATCACGGGCAGCTACTACTTGGGCTATGACTCCGGCAAGTTCGACAGCGGCTGGCTACGCACCGGTGACGTCGGGCGTATCGACGACTGCGGGTTCGTCACCCTCACCGACCGGGCCAAGGACGTCATCAAGTCCGGCGGCGAATGGATTTCCTCGGTCGAGCTGGAGAACCACCTGATCGCGCACCCCGCGGTACTGGAGGCCGCCGTGGTCGCTGTGCCCGACGAGCGTTGGCAGGAGCGCCCACTGGTCGCCGTGGTGCTGCACGAGGGGGCTGCGGCGACGCCCGCGGAGCTGCGAGAATTCCTGGCAGACAAGGTGGTTCGGTGGTGGCTGCCCGAACGGTGGACGTTCGTCGATCAGGTGCCGCGCACCAGCGTTGGTAAGTACGACAAGAAGACCATCCGCGCCCGGTACGCCGACGGCGTCTACGACGTCGTCACCGTCTAGCGCGAACAGGGGTCCCGCTGTGCGCGGGTCAGGTGCGCACCGCCAGGGTCGACATCAGGTCGGCGAGGCGGTCCGGCTGGTCGAGCATCGAGAAAGTCCTTGCGCCGTCGATGATCTCGAGGCGGGCGTTCGGGATGGTCTTCGCCAGTTTCTCACCGTCGCCGACTTCGAAGAACACGTCGTCGGCTGACCAGGCGATGAGCGTCGGTTTGTCGAACTCGTGCAGCCGCGCCGCCACCTCGGTGGTGACCTCCGTCCGTAGCGAGCTGGTGAACTGGCGAAGATCTTCGGCGACAGCGGGTTTGGACTGTGCGTTGTGCACCCACTCTCGGGTCAGCGCGTCGAGGTCGGCGTAAGCGAGGCCGGCGTAGGCACGCTTGCGGACCAATGGAATCCGGAACACCTGTGTGCCGGACCGGAACAGCGCCTTCGATCGCGATGCCAGAATCAGCGGCTTGAGGATCGGCGGCGGAAAGTGTTCGAACGCATCGCAACTCGTCAGGACCAGGGCGCCGACCCGCTCGGGGTGGTGGACCGCGACCAGTTGGGTGACCACGCCGCCGGTGTCGTTGCCGACCAGTACGACCTCGTCGAGGTCCAGTGCCGCCAGGGTGTCCGCGACGATGCGTGCGACGCCGTGGATACTCCGGTCGGCACCGGGGCGCAGCGGTTCGGGATGCGCACCAAGGGGCCAGGTCGGGGCGATGCACCGCAGACCTTGTGCGGCCAGGCGCGCGGCGACCTGCCGCCACAGCTGGCCGCCCATCATGTATCCATGCACGAAGACGACGGGCCGGCCGCTCTTCGGCCCGAATTCCTCGAAATGAATGGTTCCGGCGTTAATCTCGATGATCGACATGGATGTCTCCTAACTCGACACGCATTTACAAACAGACTGTCCGCAACTTACCAACAGGGTGTATGGAAAACAAGAGGCGTACTCAGGAGGAGCGCTCCGCGGCGACCCGCGAGGCGCTGATCGTCGCTGCGCGGCGGTTGTGGGGCGAGCGTGGTTACGCGGAAGTGGGTACCCCCGAGATCGCGACCGCGGCCGGGGTCACCCGGGGCGCGATGTATCACCAATTCGCCGACAAGGCAGCGCTTTTCCTGGCTGTGGTGGAGGTGGTGGAACAAGACGTGATGGACCGGATGGCGGCCATGGTGGCGACATCGGGTGCGACGTCACCGGCAGATGCGATCCGGGCGGCGGTCGACGCGTGGTTGGAGGTGTCCGGCGACCCGGAAGTCCGGCAGTTGGTCCTGCTTGATGCCCCGAGCGTGCTCGGCTGGGCAGGCTTCCGCGATGTAGCCCAGCGCTACAGCCTGGGTATGACAGAGCAGCTGCTCAGTGAGGCCATCAAGGCCGGCCAGCTGGCTCGTCAACCCGTGCGGGCCCTGGCGCACGTGCTGATCGGTGCACTCGATGAGGCGGCCATGCTCATCGCCACGTCCGAAGACCCGAAGAAGGCCCGCCGCGAGACGAGGCAGGTGTTGCGCCGCCTGGTCGACGCGATGTTCGCCCCCTGATTGCCGAAACGGTATTCCAGCAGGAAATGTTCGAGAACGAACCTGCTGGAATACCGTTTCGCGAGTGGAGCGACTAGCGCTCGGCGCGCTGATAGGCCGTCACGACAGCGGCGCCGCCCAGGCCGATGTTGTGCTGCAGGGCCGCGGTCACGCCGTCGACCTGACGCTTGTCGGCCGTGCCGCGCAGCTGCCAGGTCAGCTCGGAGCACTGGGCCAGGCCCGTCGCACCGAGCGGATGGCCCTTGGAGATCAGCCCGCCTGACGGGTTGACCACCCAGCGACCGCCGTAGGTGGTGTCATTGTCGTCGATCAGCCGCGGCGCTTCACCCTCGCCGCACAGGCCCAGGGCTTCGTACAGTAGGAGCTCATTGGCGGAGAAGCAGTCGTGCAGTTCGATGACCTGGAAGTCCTCAGGGCCCAGGCCTGACTGATCGTAAACCTTCTGGGCGGCTTGGACATTCATGTCATAGCCGATGATGTTGGCGGCGCTGCCGTCGAAGGTCGAGGCGAAGTCGGTGGTCATGGCCTGTCCGACGATCTCGACGGCCTGTGCGGCCAGCCCGTGCTTGTCGACGAACGCCTCGCTGGCGACGATCGCGGCGCCCGACCCGTCGGAGGTGGGGGAGCACTGCAGCTTGGTCAGCGGGTCGGAGATCATCTTGGCCGCCAGGATGTCGTCGAGCGTGTACTCGTCCTGGAACTGCGCGTACGGGTTGTTGACCGAATGCTTGTGGTTCTTGTAACCGATCTTCGCGAAGTGCTCGGCGGTGGTGCCGTACTTCTTCATATGCTCACGGCCGGCCGCGCCGAACATCCACGGCGCCACCGGGAAGGCGAACTCATCGATCTCGGCCAGGGCCTTGACGTGCCGGCCCAGCGGCGATTCGCGGTCCTGCGCGCCACCGCCGAGGGACCCCGGCTGCATCTTCTCGAAGCCCAGTGCGATGGTGCAGTCGGCGAGGCCGCCGCGGATCGCTTGTGCGGCAAGGTAAAGCGCGGTCGAACCCGTCGAACAGTTGTTGTTGACGTTGACGATCGGGATGCCCGTCATGCCGAGTTCGTACAGGGCGCGCTGGCCGGAGGTCGAATCGCCGGAGCAGTAGCCGACGTAGCCCTGCTCAACCTGGTCGTAAGAGATGCCGGCGTCGGCGAGGGCCTTGTTGCCCGACTCGTTGGCCATCCGCGGGTAGTCCCAGCCCTCGCGACTGCCGGGCTTCTCGAACTTTGTCATGCCGACGCCGACGACGAACACACGATTCTTGGCCATGGGGTTCCTTTCGTTACTACCTGTAGTTCAGTCACGCGCGGCGCCTTTAGTCAAGACCCCAAAGGTCTGGTCTCCGGCGCCGAGGCGGTGGTATACAACCTAGAACGTGTTCTAGTTCTGGCGGTGCTCGGGAGGTTTCATGGCGTTGCGGGTCGTGCAGTGGGCCACCGGCGGTGTCGGCGTCGCTGCCATCAAAGGCGTGCTGGAACATCCGGACCTGGAACTCGTCGGCTGTTGGGTGCATTCGGAAGCCAAGAACGGCAAGGACGTTGGTGAGATCATCGGCGGCGAGCGGCTGGGCGTCACCGCCACCAACAACGTCCAGGACATCCTCGACCTGGATGCCGATGCCGTCATCTATGCCCCACTGATGGCCAATCCCGACGAGGTCGCCGCACTGCTGCGGTCGGGAAAGAACGTCGTGACGCCGGTCGGCTGGGTGTATCCGAGCGAGAAGCAGGGCGCACCGATGCGCGAGGCCGCGCTGGCCGGCGGGGTCACGCTGCACGGCACCGGCATTGCGCCCGGCGGCATCAGTGAGAAGTTCCCGCTGTTGTTCTCGGTGATGTCCACCGGCGTGACTTTCGTTCGGGCCGAAGAGTTCTCGGACCTGCGGACCTATGACGCGCCGGACGTTTTGCGGCACGTGATGGGGTTCGGCGAGACGCCGGACAAAGCGCTGACCGGCCCGATGCAGAAGCTACTGGACAGCGGCTTCATCCAGGCCGTCCGGATGTGCGTCGACGAGTTCGGATTCAGCGCCGACCCGAAAATCCGCGCCCGCCAGGAGGTTGCGGTGGCGACCGCGCCGATCGACTCACCGCTGGGTCCCATTCAGCCCGGCCAGGTGGCCGCCCGCAAGTTTCACTGGGAGGCGGTCGTCGGCGACGAGGTCGTCGTCCGCGTCACCGTCAACTGGTTCATGGGCGAGGAAAACCTCGACCCCGCATGGGATTTCGGCCCCGAAGGGCAACGCTACGAAATGGAGGTCAAGGGCCATCCGGACTTCACCGTGTCGATCAAGGGCTTTCAGGGACTGGTCGGAGAGGACGGACCGGAACCCGGCGTCGT includes these proteins:
- a CDS encoding NAD(P)H-dependent amine dehydrogenase family protein, with the protein product MALRVVQWATGGVGVAAIKGVLEHPDLELVGCWVHSEAKNGKDVGEIIGGERLGVTATNNVQDILDLDADAVIYAPLMANPDEVAALLRSGKNVVTPVGWVYPSEKQGAPMREAALAGGVTLHGTGIAPGGISEKFPLLFSVMSTGVTFVRAEEFSDLRTYDAPDVLRHVMGFGETPDKALTGPMQKLLDSGFIQAVRMCVDEFGFSADPKIRARQEVAVATAPIDSPLGPIQPGQVAARKFHWEAVVGDEVVVRVTVNWFMGEENLDPAWDFGPEGQRYEMEVKGHPDFTVSIKGFQGLVGEDGPEPGVVGTAAHCVNSVPAVCAAEPGIATYLDLPLFSAKAAPRLR
- a CDS encoding lipid-transfer protein; amino-acid sequence: MAKNRVFVVGVGMTKFEKPGSREGWDYPRMANESGNKALADAGISYDQVEQGYVGYCSGDSTSGQRALYELGMTGIPIVNVNNNCSTGSTALYLAAQAIRGGLADCTIALGFEKMQPGSLGGGAQDRESPLGRHVKALAEIDEFAFPVAPWMFGAAGREHMKKYGTTAEHFAKIGYKNHKHSVNNPYAQFQDEYTLDDILAAKMISDPLTKLQCSPTSDGSGAAIVASEAFVDKHGLAAQAVEIVGQAMTTDFASTFDGSAANIIGYDMNVQAAQKVYDQSGLGPEDFQVIELHDCFSANELLLYEALGLCGEGEAPRLIDDNDTTYGGRWVVNPSGGLISKGHPLGATGLAQCSELTWQLRGTADKRQVDGVTAALQHNIGLGGAAVVTAYQRAER
- a CDS encoding alpha/beta fold hydrolase, with protein sequence MSIIEINAGTIHFEEFGPKSGRPVVFVHGYMMGGQLWRQVAARLAAQGLRCIAPTWPLGAHPEPLRPGADRSIHGVARIVADTLAALDLDEVVLVGNDTGGVVTQLVAVHHPERVGALVLTSCDAFEHFPPPILKPLILASRSKALFRSGTQVFRIPLVRKRAYAGLAYADLDALTREWVHNAQSKPAVAEDLRQFTSSLRTEVTTEVAARLHEFDKPTLIAWSADDVFFEVGDGEKLAKTIPNARLEIIDGARTFSMLDQPDRLADLMSTLAVRT
- a CDS encoding TetR/AcrR family transcriptional regulator codes for the protein MENKRRTQEERSAATREALIVAARRLWGERGYAEVGTPEIATAAGVTRGAMYHQFADKAALFLAVVEVVEQDVMDRMAAMVATSGATSPADAIRAAVDAWLEVSGDPEVRQLVLLDAPSVLGWAGFRDVAQRYSLGMTEQLLSEAIKAGQLARQPVRALAHVLIGALDEAAMLIATSEDPKKARRETRQVLRRLVDAMFAP